The DNA segment AAGGGATTGACTTCTATATGCGTCTGTTCTGTCCATACATGCCCCAGAGTGGTCTCTATTTCTGAGACACTTTTCAATAGAACTCAGGGTAGTATTATGTATCCATAAAGTATTGAATCCCTTGCGATAGACTAAAAAATAGCATCGCATTATATATGCATTGACACTATATTAAGTGCCGCCATACTCAATCGGAATGCTACTCTATCTGTATTCGTAACGATTATAATTATCGTTAAATGTAATGCGGCCGCGAGTGCCAAATAATCCGATTTATAAAAACGCAACTGCAGGTAACGGACCAATTCTAAATCCATCGATTTCAAAATAGATTGCTTTGAAGCCCACTGCAAACAGCGGCAAACTATAAAAACACAATTCAATTGCATCATGTGAGGATTTATCTAGTTATTGAGGTATCAGATCAGAATCTTAGCCATTTTTAAAATGAGCAGTATAGGTTCATTTATCAGCGGCAGGGCTTAAGCGACTAATGTGCAGCGATTTGTAAACAGAACATCAAAACTAACATTATAAAACACAATATAATCATATGTGAGATTTGCCTAATTGTTTTAATAATATAACTAAAAATTTTCATATCACAATGTAAATATTTACATATAAACAAGAAAGATATAAGAATTCTAATTTTGCTCTACAAAAAATAGTTTTTTAGCTGTAGAAATAATGTGGATAAATCTTACTGCTTGAGGAAAACCAAAATAATAGTCCAAAAATATTGCATAATCTATTGATTAATTTTATCATGATTGGTCTTGTTACGATAGGATTAGAAATTCTTCATCATTAACATTGAAGATACATAAATAAGTGATTATATAAAGCGCTGCATCTATCTAAAATGAAACATTGACACTCAACTATGAGATCCTTTGGTTAAGGCGTTTAGCAGAGTTTAACAAAACAACAGCAATCATTGCAGCGTAGATGCTTCAAGCAATCGTCATACTTACATTCAATAGATATGAAGGAAGCGAGCGGTGACCACTGCTGCAAAACGTCGCACTATACAGTTGCCCATCGACACCGATGTGCTTTGCTTCAGAGGATTGAGTCCAGAGCGCCATCGGTTTGAGTCGGAGTACGCTTTGGAGCGTGGGAGTACGGTTAACAGCGTTCTGTTTAAAGCTGGGAATGGAATCCCTGCGGTGCTCATACACCCTCCGGGAGCAGCCTATAAAAGCGTCTTTTTGCCAGAACTCATCAACGTTCTTGGCGGCCAAGATAAGCCTCTTTTGGTGGTGGTGGGTCATGTGAACCCGAATCGGGTCGCTCTGCTCCGCAGCCTCGCTGAGATTTATTGCAGACTTGAGCTTGTTGCTTCCAATCCTGGCGCAAAGCTCCTGAAGGAGCTTTGGAGCAGGCGTAAACCTGCCCCTACCGGCCAGGAACCCGAGCAATCCTTACCCCCACCGCTGCCGCCACTTCGGATTATTCGTAAAGAGCAAACCCTCGCTTTGAGCAGCAGCCGTAAATTACTGTTACTGCCAGCTCCAACACCACGCTGGCCTGGTGGTCTCTTGGCATTCGAGGAGAGCCTTGGCTTATTGATGAGTGGCAAACTTTTTAGTGCTCATTTATGTACAAAGACCTGGGCGGAAACAAGTCGCAACAGTACGGAGGAAGAACGTCGCCATTTTTACGATTGCTTAATAGCTCCGATGGCCCTTCAGGTAGACAGTATCATCGAACGCCTGGAAGAATTGGATATCCGCACGCTAATTCCCGGTCATGGTCCAGCAATTGAGTCGAGCTGGCGCAGCTTGTTGAATGACTACCGACGCTGGGGCGAAGGCCAACGCAGTGCCGACTTCAGGGTGGCTCTGCTTTTTGCGAGTGCTTACGGGCACACCGCAGCCATTGCAGATGCTCTGGCCCAGGGAGTTAACCGCACCGGCATTCGCGTGAATAGCCTCAATTGTGAGTTCACCTCTGCCGATGAACTAGTGAAAACTATCCAAGGAGCTGATGCAATCCTGATCGGTTCCCCTACGCTTGGAGGCCATGCACCTACCCCAATAGTGTCAGCTCTTGGCACGCTGCTGGCAGAGGGGGATCGCAGCAAACCGGTTGGTGTTTTTGGAAGCTACGGCTGGAGTGGCGAAGCAGTAGATCTTCTAGAAAGCAAACTTCGCGATGGTGGTTTCAACTTTGGATTCGATCCGATTCGAATCAAATTCAGTCCCGATAAAGCAAAAGTCAGGGAGTTAGAGGAAACCGGCACTCGGTTTGGTCGACAGTTACTTCAAGCGCAAAATCGCTCTCAACGACGCAGTACCGGAGGCCTTAGCGAAAGCCGCAGCGACCCTGCGATACTTGCTCTCGGACGCGTTCTCGGATCACTGTGCGTGCTGACCACAAAAAAAGATGGTCTCAGTGGGGCCATGGTCGCCAGTTGGGTCAGTCAAGCCAGCTTTACACCGCCGGGAATCACCGTAGCAGTAGCTAAAGATCGAGCCGTAGAATCGATGCTGCATAGAGAGGATTGTTTCGCGCTTAATGTACTGGCAGAGGGTCGAGAAATCGGCTTGATAAAGCAGTTCTTGCAACCGTTTAAGCCTGGTGCGGATCGATTCGCGGGCTTGAAGCTCAAGATTAGCCCTAGCGGACAGCCCTTACTACCAGACGCTTTGGCTTGGCTAGAGGTTTGCGTAAAACAACGTATGGAATGTGGAGACCATTGGCTCATTTACGCCGAAGCCCTGCATGGTGGCCTGTTCGATGCCAAGGGCAGCACAGCCATTCATCAACGACGCAGCGGAGCTAATTACTAGCCTCAGGGGTTAGTCAATCCGAAAGAACATACTCATAGCGAGAGTGATTTCAGCCCAATCAAGAAAGACACACAAAAACTGTTAATCTCTTCCAGCTTAGTCTAGAAGATATTAGAGAGTTATCTCACAGTGGAGGTTTTGGGCTTCTTTTATCCACTCGACGACATTATTTTGAGAACCACAGGGTTGACCCTCAAAGATGAGACCATGGCGCTAAACCTAAACTAAATTCAAATTAAGTCATTGTTACTTCGATTCGTGGTCTTCCCACTTGACAAATTTATCGGGCAGTAAGCAGTCTAACCTTCATCAACTAGATTAACTTTTGAGAGAATTAAGTTAAGTGATTTGCTTTTTGATGTGAAATCCACTCTCTTAAAGAAGGCGACCAATTATACAGCGGTTGCAATCGCTTCCACAGGAGGACAAGTACACACTAGGTTTCTGTCGCCAAAAGCGTTATCAATGCGGGCGACCACCGGCCAGACCTTATTTTGCGCTTGATTTGGCAAGGGGAATGCCGCCTGTTGCCGGCTGTAGGGACGCTCCCAAACCTCTACCATTAGAGCAGTCATCGTATGCGGAGATTGCTTGAGGGGGTTATTTAGCGCATCGATTTCACCTGTCTCAATAGTCCTTATTTCTTCACGTATAGCTATCAATGCATCTACGAAACGATTTAATTCTGACAAGCTCTCACTTTCCGTAGGCTCCACCATAAGGGTACCAGCTACGGGCCAGCTCACCGTTGGAGCATGGAAGCCATAATCCATCAGACGCTTTGCTATATCATCAACATCAATTCCAGCATCGCGTTTTATTGGACGCAGATCAAGGATGCATTCATGGGCCACTCGACCAGTAGAGCCACGGAACAACACCGGAAAGTGGTCATCGAGGCGACAGGCCAAGTAATTAGCCGATAGAAGCGCTACGGAACTGGCTTGACGGAGTGCATCCGCACCCATCATTCGCAAATACATCCAGCTAATTGGCAGAATGCTGGCGTTGCCCAGAACGGCTGCAGAGACCGGACCAATGGCCAAAGCAACTTGGTCTTGGAACGGATGGCCCGGTAGGAAGGGTGCTAGGTGAGCCGCCACGCCTATCGGACCCACCCCTGGACCACCTCCACCATGAGGGATGCAGAAGGTCTTGTGTAGATTTATATGGCACACATCAGCTCCAAAGGCCCCTGGTCGGGAGAGGCCCACCTGGGCGTTGAGATTGGCACCATCGAGATACACTTGGCCCCCATGGTTATGGATTACTTCACAGATATTGCGGATGCCGGTTTCAAAAACACCGTGGGTTGATGGATATGTTACCATTAAGGCGGCTAGACGGTCGGTGTGCTTCATCGCAAGAGCCACTAGGTTTTCTTGATCAATATTCCCTTCGGCATCGCAGGCTACCGCGACCACTTTGAGCCCAGCCATTACGGCACTGGCGGGATTTGTGCCGTGGGCACTCGTCGGAATTAAGCAGATATCACGCCGGTCTTCCCCACAAAAGCGGTGCCAAGCACGGATTACCAATAGACCAGCGTATTCACCTTGAGAACCGGCATTAGGCTGCAGCGAGACGGCAGAGAAACCCGTTAGGGCTGCCAGCCAGCGCTCTAAGTCATCAACCAATTGAAGATAACCCGATGCCTGATCTAAAGGGGCAAAAGGGTGCAGACAAGCGAAAGCCGGCCAACTAACAGGAAATAATTCCGCTGCAGCATTCAACTTCATCGTGCAACTTCCCAGCGGGATCATCCCATGCACCAGCGATAGATCACGACTAACTAAGCGCTGGATGTATCGCATCAGTTCAGTTTCACTGCGATAGCAATGGAACACACTCTGCGTCAGCCAAGGGCGAGTCCGCGATGGAAGCGATTGCAACGTAGTGTTGGTTGGAGTTGTAGTGGGCAAAGCTGGAGCCGGCTTATTAGTGACATGGGCAATAACTTCCAAAAGTTGGTTTACTTCTTTTTCATCACTCAACTCGTCCAGGGTGATGCCAAATCCAGTGGCCTGGGCGACAGGTGCGCCGTTGGGGAGGACCCGTAGGTTGAAGCCAGCCGCCAGTGCTGCAGCATGTACAGCTGGGGCGTAAGAGGTGGTGACGGTGACCGTGTCAAAGCGTTCTCCCGGATCTAACGGGAAGTTCAGACTTTGTAAACCGTTCTCCAAACGAAGACGCAGTGCAACGAGCCGACGGGCAATGTCATGAAGACCATCAGGTCCGTGATACACGGCATAAAACGACGCGATAACCGCTAGGAGGACCTGAGCAGTACAAATATTGCTTGTAGCTTTATCCCGACGAATATGTTGTTCTCGAGTTTGCAGAGCTAAACGTAGCGCGGGATTTCCTTCTACATCCTTCGACTCACCTACCAAACGTCCAGGAATTTGGCGCTTATAGATTTCCCTTGTGGCAAAAAACGCAGCATGAGGCCCCCCAAATCCCATCGGGACACCGAACCGTTGAGCACTACCAACGGCGATATCAGCTCCAAAGTCAGCCACTGGAGCAAAAAGGGTCTGCGCTAATGGATCAACTGCTACCGTAACAAGTGCGTTCGCCCTATGCGCTTTCTCGATTGTAGCAGTGGGGTTCCAAACTATTCCATCAACACCGGGCAGCTGTAACAGAATCCCAAAGACGTTGGCATCAAACGT comes from the Synechococcus sp. M16CYN genome and includes:
- a CDS encoding diflavin flavoprotein produces the protein MTTAAKRRTIQLPIDTDVLCFRGLSPERHRFESEYALERGSTVNSVLFKAGNGIPAVLIHPPGAAYKSVFLPELINVLGGQDKPLLVVVGHVNPNRVALLRSLAEIYCRLELVASNPGAKLLKELWSRRKPAPTGQEPEQSLPPPLPPLRIIRKEQTLALSSSRKLLLLPAPTPRWPGGLLAFEESLGLLMSGKLFSAHLCTKTWAETSRNSTEEERRHFYDCLIAPMALQVDSIIERLEELDIRTLIPGHGPAIESSWRSLLNDYRRWGEGQRSADFRVALLFASAYGHTAAIADALAQGVNRTGIRVNSLNCEFTSADELVKTIQGADAILIGSPTLGGHAPTPIVSALGTLLAEGDRSKPVGVFGSYGWSGEAVDLLESKLRDGGFNFGFDPIRIKFSPDKAKVRELEETGTRFGRQLLQAQNRSQRRSTGGLSESRSDPAILALGRVLGSLCVLTTKKDGLSGAMVASWVSQASFTPPGITVAVAKDRAVESMLHREDCFALNVLAEGREIGLIKQFLQPFKPGADRFAGLKLKISPSGQPLLPDALAWLEVCVKQRMECGDHWLIYAEALHGGLFDAKGSTAIHQRRSGANY
- the gcvP gene encoding aminomethyl-transferring glycine dehydrogenase → MTSPFLQRHLGPSDVEQDQMLRVLGYQCMEDFISDVVPKDILDAIPPRDILPTGCGETEALADLGRIAAKNQVQRSLIGLGYHGTAMPALIQRHVFENPAWYTAYTPYQAEIAQGRLEALLNFQTLISELTGLPIANASLLDEATAAAEAMGLSFGVRSRPNAKFFLVDHKVLPQTWAVLQTRAEPLGIELKWTDPEHVTFDANVFGILLQLPGVDGIVWNPTATIEKAHRANALVTVAVDPLAQTLFAPVADFGADIAVGSAQRFGVPMGFGGPHAAFFATREIYKRQIPGRLVGESKDVEGNPALRLALQTREQHIRRDKATSNICTAQVLLAVIASFYAVYHGPDGLHDIARRLVALRLRLENGLQSLNFPLDPGERFDTVTVTTSYAPAVHAAALAAGFNLRVLPNGAPVAQATGFGITLDELSDEKEVNQLLEVIAHVTNKPAPALPTTTPTNTTLQSLPSRTRPWLTQSVFHCYRSETELMRYIQRLVSRDLSLVHGMIPLGSCTMKLNAAAELFPVSWPAFACLHPFAPLDQASGYLQLVDDLERWLAALTGFSAVSLQPNAGSQGEYAGLLVIRAWHRFCGEDRRDICLIPTSAHGTNPASAVMAGLKVVAVACDAEGNIDQENLVALAMKHTDRLAALMVTYPSTHGVFETGIRNICEVIHNHGGQVYLDGANLNAQVGLSRPGAFGADVCHINLHKTFCIPHGGGGPGVGPIGVAAHLAPFLPGHPFQDQVALAIGPVSAAVLGNASILPISWMYLRMMGADALRQASSVALLSANYLACRLDDHFPVLFRGSTGRVAHECILDLRPIKRDAGIDVDDIAKRLMDYGFHAPTVSWPVAGTLMVEPTESESLSELNRFVDALIAIREEIRTIETGEIDALNNPLKQSPHTMTALMVEVWERPYSRQQAAFPLPNQAQNKVWPVVARIDNAFGDRNLVCTCPPVEAIATAV